Below is a window of Candidatus Nitrosotenuis uzonensis DNA.
GAGAAAATACAAAAAGCAATAGAGAAAAACAACGGAACGTTCAGCTTTACAAGGGAAGAATCCAAGAAGACTAGAGAGAGTTAGCCTTGAAATTCCAGATGCGCAAGTGTCCCCAGTGCAAAAGATACACTCTGAAGGACGACTGTGAAAAATGTAATGCCAAGACAGTTACAGTGCACCCTGCAAAGTATTCTCCTGACGATAAATATGCACGTTATCGCATAATGGACAAATTCAAGGAATCTAGTTAACTCGTATTGA
It encodes the following:
- a CDS encoding RNA-protein complex protein Nop10, yielding MKFQMRKCPQCKRYTLKDDCEKCNAKTVTVHPAKYSPDDKYARYRIMDKFKESS